The nucleotide sequence TGCCACGGGCTCAGTTTGGATTGACCCGTTTATTAGCCTTTTTATCACGCTCCTAATCATTCGAAGTGCGTGGCGAGTTGTAACCGAATCAATTGATGTCCTTTTGGAATCAGCACCAATTGGTGTAAAGTGTGAAGAGGTGGAAGCGCATTTGCGCGCTCAAGATCGAGTAGTTGATTTGCATGATCTTCATATTTGGACAATAACTTCGGGTGTAAATGCGCTGAGTTGCCATATAGTTATCAATAATTATGAATGCAGCGAATCCCTCATTCTTAGCTTAAATCACTCGCTCAAAGATCGGTTTAATATTGATCATGTCACGATTCAACTTGAAAATGCAGAGGTTCGGCAAAAGATTGATCACCTCACAATTCAAGAAGTCGTTGCAAACCGTGGGAAGAAAAATTCCACACCACATCATATACATCATCATCACACACATTAACCTTCCCATTTTATGAGTCAATCTCTGAAGAATTCGATTGATACGATATTCATTCGCTTATACATCATTCTCTTTCGTGCAATTCTATTTTCTCCTTTTTTAATTTCAACTCTTATTTTTGAATCGTGTACGATGATGAATCAAAAACCTCAAGTAAAAGTTGATTTTCAAGGTCACCGCGGGGCGAGAGGGTTGTTACCTGAAAATACAATTCCGGCATTTCTCAAGTGTCTTGATTATGGATTGACCACTTTGGAATTGGATGTTGTGGTTTCAAAGGATACCCAAATTGTTGTTTCTCATGAAGGGTGGTTTTCTTCTGAAATTTGCAGTCTTCCAAATGGCGATTCCGTTTTAAAGGAAGACGAAGAAAAGTTTTTAATCTATTCAATTCCTTATTCGGAAGTCAAAAAATTTGATTGTGGAAAACGCGGTCATCCCCGCTTTCCGGAGCAGCAAGCCAAACCTTCAGTCAAGCCTTTGCTTGCTGAAGTTATTCAAGCCTCAGATGCTTATGCAGCTTACCTTAATCTTTCGCAGCCAATTTATAATATTGAATTAAAATCGGAGCCCGGGAGAGACGGTGTGTTACAACCTGAGCCTGACATGTTTGCACAATTTGTTTACGCTGAACTCCTGCGCTTGGAAGTTCAAAACCGAGTGATTATTCAATCTTTTGATCCACGCGTTCTGAACAGCATGCATAAAATCGATAGCACCCTTACTTATGCACTCTTGGTTGAAACAGAATTGAGCGTTGAAGAAAACTTGAAGTCACTTTCTTTTCAACCTAAAATATATTCTCCTTATTTCAAACTCGTGACCCCAGAATTGCGCCAAACATTAAAATCGAAAGGAATTCAGTTGGTTGTTTGGACAGTCAATGAACTCAGCGATATGAATGCAATGATTGCACTCGGTGTTGATGGCATTATCACAGACTATCCCAATCGAGCATCACAAGTTAAGATTGCTCTCGATTCGCTTCAAAAATTAAATCATAAAACGAATTAATTAATTGCGGAGAAGCAAATTTTAATTGAATTGGGTTTAAAAATTCGACTTCCCCGCTTATCTTCTTTAGCATCACCGCTATGAATTGTGGCTCGCTTCGTGCCCTTCGATTTTTGTTACGCAATCACACACATCAATGAATTTTAACAAATACGATAAAGGTCCATTTTACGATGAGATGTTTCTGGCTGGTGGAGAAACTCGCCCGTGTTATGATTATATCAAGTCTCAATTAGAGTTACTCGGCACCGATGAACTGATGAGACGAAAGTATGCAGCCGAACGTTATTTGCTTAATCTCGGAATTACGTTCAATGTTTACGGGTCTTCTGGAGGCACCGAACAAATTTTTCCATTTGACCTCATTCCTCGTTTGATTGAACATCATGAGTGGGTAACCCTTGATAAAGGATTAAAGCAGCGGATAACCGCATTAAATCTTTTTATCAATGATGTTTATCATGAACGTCACATTGTGCGAGATGGCATAATCCCTAACGATATTCTTGAGTCAAGCAAAGGGTATTTACCGCAATGCAATGGTTTGAAGCCACCAAAAGGAATTTGGTGTCATATTACCGGAACCGACCTTGTTCGTGATGGCGACGGGAAGTTTTATGTTTTAGAAGATAATCTTCGCTGCCCTTCAGGGGTATCGTATGTTATTGCAAATCGGGAGGTCATGAAACGAACGCTCCCCGAGGCATTTGAGAAATTGGGTGTATTTCCTGTAGTGGATTACCCAATGCATTTGCTTGAAATGCTTCAATCCGTTACAAATAAAACCACACCGGTTGT is from Chloroherpetonaceae bacterium and encodes:
- a CDS encoding glycerophosphodiester phosphodiesterase family protein, with product MSQSLKNSIDTIFIRLYIILFRAILFSPFLISTLIFESCTMMNQKPQVKVDFQGHRGARGLLPENTIPAFLKCLDYGLTTLELDVVVSKDTQIVVSHEGWFSSEICSLPNGDSVLKEDEEKFLIYSIPYSEVKKFDCGKRGHPRFPEQQAKPSVKPLLAEVIQASDAYAAYLNLSQPIYNIELKSEPGRDGVLQPEPDMFAQFVYAELLRLEVQNRVIIQSFDPRVLNSMHKIDSTLTYALLVETELSVEENLKSLSFQPKIYSPYFKLVTPELRQTLKSKGIQLVVWTVNELSDMNAMIALGVDGIITDYPNRASQVKIALDSLQKLNHKTN